AGTTCTCCGTCGTCACGAACGCCCATCATCACGCGATGATCGACCAACCCGCCGAGGTGGCGAGCCTGATCGCCGAACTGGTGTGACGCACCGAACTCCACGCACGTAACGTGTCCTCTCGAGCCCGTAGCCCAAGACCCGATCCACAGTTCGGCGATGGCGCGGTAGCACGAGAGGAACACAGATGGGTGCATCGATCAGCACAACTTCCGGCCGACAGTCCAAGCTTCTCGGCTTGGGTGTCCACCGCCCCGAGCGGGTGGTGACCAACGACGAAATCTGCGAAACCATCGACTCGAGCGACGAGTGGATTCAGACGCGGACGGGCATCAAGAATCGTCGCTTCACCAAGCCCGAAGAAAACGTCGTATTCATGGCCATCGAGGCCGGCAAGAAGGCTCTCGCGGCAAGCGGCGTCTCGGCAGAAGACATCGATACCGTCATCGTCGCGACGTCGACGCACCTCGAGCAAACTCCGCAGGCTGCCGCCAAGGTTGCGCACGCCCTCGGCACCAAGGGCCCTGCCGCATTCGACATCGGCGCCGGCTGTGCGGGATTCTGCTACGCCCTCGCCGTCGCGTCCGATCTGGTCAAGGCTGGTACCTCCAAGTACGTCCTCGTCATCGGCGCAGAGCAGTTGAGTGAGACCACCGACCCTTACGACCGCACTACGCGATTCATCTTCGCCGACGGCGCGGGCGCGGTCGTAGTCGGCCAGAGCGACGAGACCGAGATCGGGCCTGCCGTCTGGGGCTCCGACGGTTCACAGGCGGATGCGATCTACCAGACGATCGACTGGTACGACTACATCACCACAGAGGGCGCCGAGCGTCCCTGGATCAGAATGAACGGAATCTCGGTGTTCCGCTGGGCCGCGTTCGAGATGGGCAAGGCGGCACAGAAGGTGATCGACGCCGCGGGCATCAAGACCGAGGAACTGCATGCGTTCATCCCGCATCAGGCCAACAGCCGCATCACCGAATTGCTCGCCAAGAGCCTGCACCTCGGCGATGACACTGTCGTCGCCAACGATATCGAGGAGACCGGCAACACCTCGGCCGCGTCGATTCCGCTGGCCATGGAGGAATTGCTCCGCACCAACAAGGCCAAGGCGGGCGACACCGCCCTGCTCCTCGCTTTCGGCGCCGGTCTGTCCTACGCCGGGCAGGTCGTCAAGCTCCCCACCCTGTAATGCTCTTCCGGCCGAGACCGACCTCCTTCGTTCTCGGCCGGAAGTAGAGTGGCGTCATGCCGAAACCACCGTTGCCGCCCGAGGCCATCGAGCTACTGAAGAAGCCGAACCCCGCAGTCATGGCAGTGGTACGAGCAGATGGCACACCTATCACCGCCCCCACCTGGTACCTGTGGGAGGACGGCCAGATCGTCTTGAACTTCGAGGCGAGCCGTAAGCGCCTCGAGCACATCCGCGGCAACCCCAGGGTCTCGATCTCGGTGCTCGACGAGGCCAGCTGGTACACCCACATCACCATTCACGGCACCATCACGCTGGCGGACGATCCAGATCTGGTCGACATCGACCGCATCTCGACCCACTACACCGGCGACAAGTACCCGGTGCGCGACCAACCGCGGGTCACCGGTCACCTCTCGGTCGACGCATATGTCGGCTGGGGCAGCATGAAGACCAGCTAGTCGTGCTGTCCACTCCCGTCGCAATCACCATCGGTTCGGTCTGCATCGGATTCGTCCTGTTCGTCTCGGCGGCCGCCGGAGCTCAGCAGAAGTGGGATCGCCGAGGCGTCATCGCGATGTTGATACTGGCGATTTGCTGCCTGAGCGTCGTCCCGCTCACGGTCGCCCTCAGTGCGGCCGTGTGACCTGGGGCGTCGGGGCTGGAAGCCCGGTTTTCAGTCGTGTGCCCTGCAACAATGCCCATCCACCTGCGGTCACGATCAGACCTATGACGAACAGCGCCATCGCGGTCCAGCCGTACATCTGAAATACCACTCCGCCGAGCCAGCCGAGAACGCTGGATCCGCCGTAGTAGAAGAGGTTGTACAGCGACGTCGCTTGCGTGCGTCCGACCACCGCACGCTGACCCGTCCATCCCGACGCGATGGCGTGGGCGGCGAAGAATCCGATGGTCAGCACGACCAGTCCGGTCAGGATGACGATCAGGTTGGTGCTGATGGTCAGCGCGACGCCGACGGCCATGGTGGCCGTCGAACCTGCGAGTACGACGCTTCTGCCGTGGCGAACTGCCAGCTGACCGGCGATGCGCGAGGACATGGTACCGCTGAGATACGCCACGAAGATGAGGCTGATGAGGGACTGCGGGAGCCCGAACGGGCCGGCTTCGAGCCGGAAACCGAGGTAGTTGTAGATGGCGACGAATCCGCCCATGAGCAGGAAGCCTTGGCCGTACAGGGTCAGCATGCCGGGTTCGCGGAGGTTGGCCCACACCCGTCTCGGCAGTGAGGGGCCGTCGCGGGAGACGGTGGGAGATCTGCGCGGCGTCGGTGCCAGCCATACGAAAAGGGCGGCTGCTACCGCGGCGAGTACCGACACCGTCAAGGTTCCGACGCGCCAGTTCGTGTACTCCGCAACAGGTCCGGCGACTATCCGACCCAGCAAGCCACCCATGGAGGTACCGGAGACGTAGGTCGCGGCGGCGAGCGCAGTGTGTTTGCCGTGCACTTCCTCGCTCAGGTAGGCGATGGCGATCGCGGGGAGTCCGCCGAGGGCCGCACCTTCGAGGAAGCGAATCGCCAGCAGCATCGGTAGCGAGGAAGACAGCGGAACCATGAGTCCCAGAATCGTTGCGGCGATCACCGAGACGGCCATCGCGCGGACTCGTCCGATGCGATCGGCGAACACCGACCAGGGCAGGACCGCAGCGGCGACACCGACCGTGGCTGATCCGACCGCAAGGGAGGACTGCGACGGCGTGATATCGAGGCCGACCGCGATGAGCGGAAGAATGCCCTGCACCGAGTAGAGCTGCGCGAAAGTCGCGATACCCGCGAACAACAAGGCCGCAACCAGACGCTTGTATTCGCGCGACCCGCGAGGATGACCCTCCCAAACGAGTTCGGCGTCCGTATCGGTCGACGATGAACTCATTTTCTCGACGCTATCTTTGCTGTGTACATGCGTCCAATGCATATGCACCCGGCAATTCATACTCCAGCGATATCATTGCGTAGGTGCGCGCGGAATCGAAAGAACTTCTCCCCCTCATCCCGACGCTCGTCGCCGTCGCGGAAACCGAGCACATCACCGAAGCCGCCCACCTGCTCGGGATCCCGCAACCGACCGTGAGCCGACAGATCGCCCGGGCGACAGCAATCCTCGGGGTCGCTGTCGTCGAACGTCGTGGACGCGGTATCGAGATGACCGCCGCCGGCCGAATCCTGATTCCTTATTTGCAACGGGCCCTCGTCGATCTGGAGGCCGGCCTCGATGCGATGAGCGAGCACGACGCGAAGGCCCGTGGCCGAATTTCCATCGCGTTCCAGAACACGCTCGGCGAGGACATCGTGCCGGCATTGATCAAGGCGTTCGGAACCGGTCATCCGGCCGTGACCTTCGATCTCGATCAGGGTGCGCGTTCGCGCTGCCTCGACCGCCTCGACGACGGCTCCGCCGACCTCGCCTTCGTTTCGCTCAGTACCGAGCACACCGACGCCAATTCCTTCCAGCTCTACGACGAGCGACTGGTGCTGGTCGTGCCCACCGGACATCGCCTGGCCGGTCGCCGCGGCGTGCACGTCATCGACACTGCCGAGGAGCGCTATATCGCCATGGGTCACGGATTCGGCATGCGTTCGATCTGCGAAGGCCTGTGGGCCGAGGCAGGGATGTCTCCGCACATTGCGTTCGAAGGGCAGGACATCCACACGATCCGCGGACTGGTCGGAGCCGGTCTGGGCGTCAGTATTCTTCCCAAAATTCGCGGGCCACAATACGAGACCGTGGAAGTCCCTCTGGCCGATCCGACCGCCCGGCGACGCATCGGCATGGTCTGGTCCGAGCGCATACCGGCGAGCCACGTGCAGGCCTTCCGCGCACTGACGATCCGCAACGGCCGCAGTCTCGTGGTCAGGTAGGCACGGTGCTCAGGTAGGCACGGTGGTTAAGTAGGCACGATGCAGCTCATACTGGTTCGCCATGCGCTCCCGCAGCGCTCCGAAGAGACCGCCGATCCCCCGCTTGCCGAACTCGGCCACGAACAAGCGGCCCGGGTACCTGCCGCGCTGGCCCGGTTTGCGATCGCCAGGACCGTCTCGAGCACTCAACTCCGCGCCAAGCAGACCGGCTCGGTGTTGGCTGCCGAGCTGGGGGCCATGCTGGAGTCCGACGAGCGCCTCACCGAATACGACCGAGATTTCGGCGGTTACGTTCCAATCGAACTTGCGCGCACCGAGTTCCGCGACGCATTCGACCGGATCAAGGCCGGACACCTACCCGAGGAGGTCGACGAGGACGCGTTTCGTGCGCGGGTACTCGCCGGCATCGACGCAGCGGTCTCGGGAGTCGAACACAGCGATACGGTTGTGGTGTTCGCCCACGGCGGTGTCATCAACATCCTGCTGCAAGACATCCTGCACACCCCCACGGTTCTCGGATTCCCGATCGACTACTGTTCGATCACTCGAATCCTTTACTCTCGCAACGGTAGTCGATCGGTCGCGGCGGTGAACGAGACGCAGCACGTGTGGGATCTGCTGCCACGCAACAGAGACCGATCCACCAACTCCACAGAGAGTTCTTAAAGTGCCTGCTCAGGGCGGTGTTTCAGTCCACATCGCAGCTTCTTGTGGTCATAGTGGCCTCGGGGGCCGGTTAGCCTCGAAACCACTATGGGTAAATTTCGAATCCTCCGGCAACCGACCGCCGCTCTCGTTGCTCTTGCCTTTCCGCTGGTAGCCGCCGGAGCGTTCGCACTCGGCGCGGGCTACGACCTGAGCCCCGAGGACCCGGCGCCGGCCACCGCGAACACGACAGCGGGCACACCCAGCGCCTCCACCGGCGATCCCCTGGCCACCTCGAGGAAGAGCCTGCAGCAAGCGGGGTTACCCATCAGCTTCCTGTCCGGGGGCGTCTCCCAGCTGACCGACGGCGGTAAGCAACTCAACGACGGCGTCATCGTCCTCGCCGACGGAATAACCCAGGCTCATGACGGCACGATTCAGCTCGCCGACGGATTCGTCCAATACCGTGACGGCATCGGGCAACTCGGTGACGGTGCATCCCAGATCAGTGGCGGAGTCGATCAGCTCGTCGATCAGCTCGCCGGCTTCGGTGCTCAGCAGGGTGAGTTCACCGCAAAGCTCGAAGCCACCGCACAACAAATCGACAGCTTCCCGCACCCCGGATCCGACGCCATCTCCGGCCAGATTCGCTCGGTGATCGACACCCTCAACACCCAGGGATTCGGCCCATCGACGCTCGATCAGCTGCAGACCCTCAAAGGCGGTGCACGCCAGCTGTCCGGTGAGCTGAACGATCCATCCGGCCAATTCCTGACTGCCACCGGCCAGCTCGGTGACGCTACCGTCCAACTTCGAGACGGACTGGGCCAGCT
This region of Rhodococcus sp. PAMC28707 genomic DNA includes:
- a CDS encoding beta-ketoacyl-ACP synthase III, with the protein product MGASISTTSGRQSKLLGLGVHRPERVVTNDEICETIDSSDEWIQTRTGIKNRRFTKPEENVVFMAIEAGKKALAASGVSAEDIDTVIVATSTHLEQTPQAAAKVAHALGTKGPAAFDIGAGCAGFCYALAVASDLVKAGTSKYVLVIGAEQLSETTDPYDRTTRFIFADGAGAVVVGQSDETEIGPAVWGSDGSQADAIYQTIDWYDYITTEGAERPWIRMNGISVFRWAAFEMGKAAQKVIDAAGIKTEELHAFIPHQANSRITELLAKSLHLGDDTVVANDIEETGNTSAASIPLAMEELLRTNKAKAGDTALLLAFGAGLSYAGQVVKLPTL
- a CDS encoding PPOX class F420-dependent oxidoreductase, whose translation is MPKPPLPPEAIELLKKPNPAVMAVVRADGTPITAPTWYLWEDGQIVLNFEASRKRLEHIRGNPRVSISVLDEASWYTHITIHGTITLADDPDLVDIDRISTHYTGDKYPVRDQPRVTGHLSVDAYVGWGSMKTS
- a CDS encoding MFS transporter translates to MSSSSTDTDAELVWEGHPRGSREYKRLVAALLFAGIATFAQLYSVQGILPLIAVGLDITPSQSSLAVGSATVGVAAAVLPWSVFADRIGRVRAMAVSVIAATILGLMVPLSSSLPMLLAIRFLEGAALGGLPAIAIAYLSEEVHGKHTALAAATYVSGTSMGGLLGRIVAGPVAEYTNWRVGTLTVSVLAAVAAALFVWLAPTPRRSPTVSRDGPSLPRRVWANLREPGMLTLYGQGFLLMGGFVAIYNYLGFRLEAGPFGLPQSLISLIFVAYLSGTMSSRIAGQLAVRHGRSVVLAGSTATMAVGVALTISTNLIVILTGLVVLTIGFFAAHAIASGWTGQRAVVGRTQATSLYNLFYYGGSSVLGWLGGVVFQMYGWTAMALFVIGLIVTAGGWALLQGTRLKTGLPAPTPQVTRPH
- a CDS encoding LysR family transcriptional regulator; protein product: MRAESKELLPLIPTLVAVAETEHITEAAHLLGIPQPTVSRQIARATAILGVAVVERRGRGIEMTAAGRILIPYLQRALVDLEAGLDAMSEHDAKARGRISIAFQNTLGEDIVPALIKAFGTGHPAVTFDLDQGARSRCLDRLDDGSADLAFVSLSTEHTDANSFQLYDERLVLVVPTGHRLAGRRGVHVIDTAEERYIAMGHGFGMRSICEGLWAEAGMSPHIAFEGQDIHTIRGLVGAGLGVSILPKIRGPQYETVEVPLADPTARRRIGMVWSERIPASHVQAFRALTIRNGRSLVVR
- a CDS encoding histidine phosphatase family protein, translated to MQLILVRHALPQRSEETADPPLAELGHEQAARVPAALARFAIARTVSSTQLRAKQTGSVLAAELGAMLESDERLTEYDRDFGGYVPIELARTEFRDAFDRIKAGHLPEEVDEDAFRARVLAGIDAAVSGVEHSDTVVVFAHGGVINILLQDILHTPTVLGFPIDYCSITRILYSRNGSRSVAAVNETQHVWDLLPRNRDRSTNSTESS